Genomic DNA from Oryza sativa Japonica Group chromosome 5, ASM3414082v1:
AGCTTAATGTTGGACATGTACCACCGCTATGGTGTTGGCAAATTAAAATATAccaatggtgggctgtgggtgcatggttttgctagtcacACCCATGGCAAGTAAGAACAggttcgcgggatgccttggaagaacttatcgtacttaccacaagccagcgtgggcaacggctgggcttgtagtgtagcttttctctagccgacgctcccaggcaagggtgggtgtAATGGAGCGGGACAGGCCCTGCGAcagcctctgtcgcttccggattcacctaggcacgagaggggactgcccgttgcctgctggggacgggggtgaaacctgaggtgtggtgtgcttggctagagggggttatgcgaagggtcctgtcacggcctctttccggtatgtcatggtggcatgtcggcgcacggtaacgtgtcgtggggctgtgtcttgtgggtacagttgtacacctctgatcagagtaaaactattcgaatagccgagtccgcggttatgggcggtcaaccagattcactgtGATTAGTTTCATCCTAGTGTAGTTTAATGAACTGGTTTAGTGTAGGTGGTGGTTTAGGCCTATGTCAGCATGGTGTAGTGCTGAGCGGTGGTGATGCAATATTCATTAATTacttacaactgttttactgttttcaactactgtttataaatgctcgctttatgcaaatgaaccgctctagctatcctttggttatatcctgcatcataccccctattccggtatgacttactgagtacggtggttgtactcagtcttgctctacttttccctaaccccagagtttgagtatgcgtcagatggtggctGTTCCGacgagtaggcttcgtccgtgccgtcgaggatgcctgtggagtggtgttcccgctgcaatccaagtcaaggcttagcaccagttatcttttattttccgctgcatttatgtaagacttttataatatttgtaagacatggatctgtatgtcaacattgtcgtttgtgtaccctggccggtcctggacagggattttaatgcacattctgcttggaattctattcgggaatttctgggcatgacaaAACCCTAGCACCGCCACCACGTCAATCTATTTCCCCGTGCGTTTTCTCCTCCAATTGATTGCAAATTAAAATCgattccccctcctcccttgtCATTTTTCTCACAATTCCTCTTTCAGTTTGTTTTTAATTCACTTTATCCCAAATTTGGTGAATTTGTTctgattttggaaaaaaaaaattttgcgGATTTATTAcgattttgggaaaaaaaaaacagaaagaggAGATCAAGTAGATCAAAagccctcaactaattttgagTTTTGACAACCGGATTTGATGGAGAGAATTGGCTCCGGCATATGGTCATAGGAGTGTCTGGTGGTTGAAGACGCAGTAGGCTGTGCGAGTTGGCCTATGGCTTTAATTGTGGGTTGGATCGaatttttacccgttgcaatgcacaggcatttttttagtaattttatagttccaaaataattcaacAATTTGGAAATATCAACTTGAACTTAATATAACTTCGGATGATCGCTTATCGGCCATACGAACTCTAAATTGAcctgttcaagtctctaatttctTGTTAAATCAAGAAGAACCAATTTATGTGCTTTTGCTTACTGTTTGTCTTTTGCTTAGTGTTTTTGCCTTGTTTTGTTTAGTCGTGTTGTTGTCGTCGTTTCAAAAATTCCCGAAATGCATATCATGTCAAAAGACCATTTCTTTGAGTAAGGCAAGTCATACTATGTTCTttaaacatattgaatcccactattataaaaactatgTTGATTCACTTGTATATGCATCACTTTTATAAATTATATGACGCTCACTATTGTTTATTTAACAGTTAATATTTCTATGATCCTTGTTATATAGCCATATTGTTGAATTGCTACCCATACTCTTGTCAACCTTAGTAAAACGATAAAATGATTAGTATGGCACCCTATGGGCTTGTTTAGTAGAGCTTCAACTCCTCAATTTAGCTCTTGGAGTTGGATCAggagtagagttgtggagcagCCTAAACTCAGCTCttcctctctagttcattttgtgagagcgctCCATCTAGCTCCGCTCCCATTTTAGGTCgagttgaaactgtttggctgggtTCCAGCTttaggagaggtggagctggatgTGTGCCAAATAGGCCCTATATGATGGACTTATTAGTTGGTCTAGGATGGGCTTATATATGATCCAACATAGAGCCCCTTTTCACAAATTAGAATGTGGGTAACAATGATGACTAGGTGGCTAGTTGAGGCAGGACATGATGGAATCTCATTCAAAATTCTATAATCCTATTTGGTGAGACaaaggtgcatggttttgatagagCCATCTCGGTCACTATAAGGACTGGTCATCGGGCCTTTGTTCCGAAGCATAACAGTGCAACCACAAGTCTAATGGGTAAGGTCTAGCTATATGTCTAGATCATCTCAAAACAAAGGCCATCAATATGGTAAATTTGGGACCAGGGGAGGCCGACTTTGACCTGGTGCAAAGGGGGCATGCCTCGTCCCGTGGGATTCGGCAACCTTTACCTTATCGGGGACCCGCAGGCAGCGAAATCTTAATGGGCCCTTTCATTTTGGGTTGAGCTAGGTGGATAGTCTTGTTATGATCTTGACTTTTCGGATATCTTTCAGGTATCACGATGCATGGCTGACATGAAATCGACTATTGTGTCTTGCGGGTAAAAATATACACCTCTgattagagtaaaactattcgaatagccgtgccctcggttatgggcaagcctagcaatgtacgcAATTTAGCGTTTTGCTTCTAAGAATGGTTGGAATTCATGGCACTTTGGACAAGTGGATAACCTTGGTTTAAGGTAGGTATGTGTGGGTTCGCAACTGCTTAGAAAAAGAACCAAGTTTAAACTATGCtattaaaaacattaaaatattTCAACTTTGTCTTTACGCAAAAATGAAccctgttgacggtcgttagcgctcagttttgaccgtcaatattaccaaaatagaggagaactagttatgcttgcaatgcatatacatgttagaataataatattccaatGTTATTaggttcactaaccttttgcagaaaataaccataaagtgaaggagaatcgacatcaactcagatgataaatcaattggacgatgtcgagaatcagacttatgtatgaatgggccaagaactcagaattgacatgaTGAATTGAGCCAAAATCCACAAGTCTACGGAAGAGAGCAATGGAGGAGGCCACCTGCCGCTTTTGGGCCAGGTTTTGCTGACCcatggttcggccaaaccccccGCAGCGCCATTTGATCTAGGTTTCTCCTGGACGGCTGAGATGGCTCTCCAATAACGGTTGGTGGGTATTACTGacctttccaaccgtcacaaccgtcattatgaggctataaaaggagctctcatcctcacttcactcacacacctcaagcaagagctctctcatattctctcaagtttagtttagtgttatctagctagtggaataggaatagagtagaaatcagagtccggaagccttcggaagagtttggtatggctctagtagctcttctcttctcttttgtaagctttgtactttatttagaatactcttatttatacatttatggtattgaaatacttttcgagtatatgaatgctaactttacattatgttcatgttatactgaatatgctgctagcttatctgggagatgctttggcgcgggtataatgtttgcatatgcaattactctatgtcatgacgatgatattagagtagtatctggtagtttagacgtgctatctagattacgggatattattatttggggttatatgatGCGGATGAGAgctgggccgctgatggtgacagctcagtacgggtattcctccacgcgtgtatatagtcctaaattaatttcctggggagggtattcctttgtatttagccccggttgtatggtcatgacgggctgtcgtaaggaactcggcagtcaagggtggcttctcgaagtaccaggagggcatcgaatagagggtattagctagtatatcagatgactagaatgtatgtatactatgtatattagaagtataggaatagattctctttctcttttctttccacttagcttagatattttagtatgagaatgagtagcatactgcttgtgtgtcactctactcttggattatcttaacccctgcttagactatgattatcaCATGTAatgtataaattattagtcacgttctctctaccatgatcttcccactggattaaataaatacaatacccttggaatactctcgggtgaaatgctacaatggtatatctatgcgcttgcggatgaactctgtaaccataatataccaggagtatttctgcgccattgctgggaattatttttctagtaatgtcgttaagaaataccaacaaaccctattatgccaacTCCTTGTTTCCCTTTGCATTATAATTCATTTTTGgtatggcttgctgagtacggcggttgtactcattcttgctcaataaTCTTTCCCCCTCTTGTCAGTGAAgctttttgaagaaaaagtcTTAGATGGAGTGTTGGCTTATATCCAGGTgggcgcctgtgaagatggagttGTAGGCCCCCTAGTtcgttgttgtttttcttttgttgtcaGGCCTAATGTGTCATTTGAATTAATTTTGTTGTGGTGTTCCTAGGGGTAGAAAccgagctagctcggctcggctcgactcGGCTCAGCTTGGTCAAGCTCGTTAGtataacgagctagctcggctcggctcgttggcaagctcgagctagctcgtttaGCTCGCGAGCCAAGGCAGTAGCAAGAAAGCCAGAAATTAATCAACACTTCAATAGTCCAACTTAGCAGCAAAAGAAAATCATCTGTGCATATAAACAATAGCTCAGAGAGATGTATTTTCTAGACATGAGAAGACGAGTTCAATGGATCATCCAAATGTGTTTCAACAACAACAAATGAAGAAGGAAAAACAATATCACATATGAAGTGTTTAAAAAATCTCTAGTGAAAGACATCACAATCTCTATGCTTTCCTAATAAAGTACAAGAGTGATGAGAACACAACTAGTTCGGATATGACCATGACTAACTTATGTATttatcaaccaaaggtgcatatgttctatattagatttacttacTATATATTTGAGCAAACATTACTACACCATGAGTTTGGTATCTTCTTCTCGTTTGCAGAGCTAGTTGCGTGGATGAAGAAAAGGAGACCGAGCATAaagaatgcatggatgatcaaagaagttgattggggactaAATCAAGACATTCTCCAAGTTAACTTCTACCTAGCCATGTCACGTTTGGTCCATCGAAGataagagataaagttctacacaTTTTGGATTCAGATTCGGGTCTcttgacagcatcaacttcaaacggacctagctaCTGATCTAGAAGAAATTTcagggcccatgagtacttgttggaaatcCTATgtagtctactttcagatggttttggtcccacgtcacaGTTCCCACCGAGCTGTCgagaatctgcaaaacaagccacgtacaTTATCTAGCCCGAATCTGATTAGGGTTTTGAGCCTTGtcattgtgtcgtgggcttagtcTAAGGGGGTGTGCACcatagggcaaccctaggacatccctaatcatatttattcagtagacgtcatcgtttagagttgggttttgtttagattattTCTGACATTGACGTTTCAccactagatcggtttgtggaactccaaattcgagtgcttaatcattcatatgcaaattatgttgcaatctatcttgttcttacttgtGTTCTTcaattcgcatgcagggattagccttctcggtgaGGTCAACCGGGCAGTGCACGATTGATAACTAGAGAAGACGTGGTGCTGTGATTGCATGGTTCAGGTCATGTTGATCAGAAGCTGGATCTTATGTGTCAAGTTTCCACCAAATCAAgagttatcaatacctatcggaagatcgagACGCAACATCctcatcagttggtatcagagctagcTGTGTCTTCATCAACAACCATGGGCCCCTACGTACTTTTGCTTCCACACAACAAGGAGATATAGTGCAAAAAGATTCTTGCAGGAGGATCAGACATCCACAAATTCAgcagataaaaacaaaaaaaatttgcaGGCAACCGTATAGAAATtctcaataaatatttttttatttgcaaaatatttttcttaaataattaatccataataattgtttttagaaaataattaatatttgattttattttgttatattccaaaatataataacttcttgCACTCAGAATTTATTCTAATATATAACAACTTTTCCACCAATATTCTTTTTCAATCTAATtataaccctccaccattcacttttcccacctacatccacttctcaaccaatcacaacatttTTCTTATTTAATTATACTTACTTTGTTAACAACTATGTCTAAGAGGTagtaaatattatttaaatttccaattttgaattttagaattgGATTATTCCGATTTTTTATCATGTTTAGAATCGAAATTTCATGGGTGTTACGCAGTTTCGCCATTTCCGCCTTGTACCATTTCGAAGAGGAGAAAATGGGAAAATTCCTCCTTTGAGCCGTTTGGTGGCAGCGTTTCCCCAGAGAAACCCTAATCCTCCCCGTCCTCTCTCCTCTCGCATCGAagccgccacggcggcgatgacgcCTCCCTTCCGCCCGTCGCCCTCCGCCGGCTCCATCCCtcgtggctgcggcggcgaccggtGCGCATCCGGCCGCGACGCCTGGCCCCTCCACCACGTCCGCCACGACGGCGTCTTCTGCCGCCTCTGCTCCTCCTGTGTCCTGCTCTATCACCCCGCCGCCTTCTGCTCCGcctgcctcctcctcttccctcccgcctccgcctccgcctccgcctccgccgccaccgccgtccagGAGCCCCGCCTCGATCCCATCCTCTCCCCGCCGGGACCTACCGCCGCTTGCTCCAGCTGCGGCCTCTTCGTCGCGCACCACTCCTGTGTCCCAGACTCTGCCTCCTTCGTCTGcccctcgtgcgccgccgccgccgagggcaAGCCCTTCTCCTACACGCCCGCGgggggcggccggcgcgcgctggacgagcgcgccgcgcgagtcctcctcgtcgccgcgcgGCTGGCCCACGATTCagtcgctcgcgccgccgccgcggcccgagAGGATGCGGAGCGCTGCGTCCGGGAAGCGGCCGTGGCGCGGAAGCGCTCCCGCGAGATGCTTGACGCGGCCTTCCGCGCGCTTGAGGCGGAGGCCAGAGAAGCCAAGAAGCCCGCTGCCGCACCGCCGCCCAAGAAGAAGATTCCGAAGAGCAGCGAGGCAAACAGAGACAAGCTGCTCAAGTTCAATGCCATGCAGCAGCCGGCGCTGGCATTCGCCgcggctgcagctgctgcagccAGCTCAATGCCATTGTCAATACCATCATCCAGGGAGGACAAGAAGCCAGTGAAACAGGAGGTTCAAGGTGAGCCAACATTGAACAGCATCAAAATGGGGAGCTAATTGTTCTTCACAGTGA
This window encodes:
- the LOC4338280 gene encoding uncharacterized protein, producing MTPPFRPSPSAGSIPRGCGGDRCASGRDAWPLHHVRHDGVFCRLCSSCVLLYHPAAFCSACLLLFPPASASASASAATAVQEPRLDPILSPPGPTAACSSCGLFVAHHSCVPDSASFVCPSCAAAAEGKPFSYTPAGGGRRALDERAARVLLVAARLAHDSVARAAAAAREDAERCVREAAVARKRSREMLDAAFRALEAEAREAKKPAAAPPPKKKIPKSSEANRDKLLKFNAMQQPALAFAAAAAAAASSMPLSIPSSREDKKPVKQEVQGEPTLNSIKMGS